The Gimibacter soli genome includes a region encoding these proteins:
- the motA gene encoding flagellar motor stator protein MotA: MFLFIGLIVVFVMVFGGFMMAGGKFDIILHAAPHELVTIFGGSLGAFIIANSTRVMKQGAAAFGKVIKGPTWKAEDYKDLLCLMFILVKTIRSKGVVAVEAHIENPHESKIFQNFPKIAHDHHVVDFICDYVRMMTMNFEDPNQMEDAMNADLDKHHKEEHEAQHALQTMADGLPAIGIVAAVLGIIKTMASISEPVEILGAMVGGALVGTFLGIFLSYLMIAPVAGRYHQILFEDGHFMNLVKVILVGHLQGNAPQISVELGRRAVPSHLMCTFIELEEAIANLPPDLS, encoded by the coding sequence ATGTTTCTGTTCATCGGGCTGATTGTTGTATTTGTGATGGTGTTCGGCGGCTTCATGATGGCCGGCGGCAAGTTCGACATCATCCTTCACGCAGCCCCCCACGAACTTGTCACCATCTTCGGTGGGTCGCTTGGCGCCTTCATCATCGCCAACTCGACCCGCGTGATGAAACAAGGTGCCGCAGCCTTCGGCAAGGTGATCAAGGGACCGACCTGGAAGGCCGAGGACTATAAAGACCTCCTGTGCCTGATGTTCATCCTGGTGAAGACGATCCGCTCCAAGGGCGTCGTGGCCGTTGAAGCCCATATCGAAAACCCGCACGAATCGAAAATCTTCCAGAATTTCCCGAAGATCGCGCATGACCATCATGTGGTCGATTTCATCTGCGATTATGTGCGCATGATGACGATGAACTTCGAGGATCCGAACCAGATGGAAGACGCGATGAACGCGGACCTCGACAAGCACCATAAGGAAGAGCACGAGGCACAGCACGCACTGCAGACGATGGCCGACGGCCTGCCGGCAATCGGTATCGTGGCCGCAGTGCTTGGTATCATCAAGACCATGGCCTCCATTTCGGAGCCCGTTGAAATCCTTGGTGCGATGGTGGGCGGTGCGCTTGTTGGTACCTTCCTCGGTATTTTCCTGTCGTACCTGATGATCGCGCCCGTGGCTGGGCGTTACCACCAGATCCTTTTCGAGGACGGCCACTTCATGAATCTCGTGAAGGTCATTCTGGTAGGCCACCTGCAGGGCAACGCCCCGCAGATTTCCGTGGAACTGGGCCGACGAGCCGTGCCGAGCCACCTGATGTGCACCTTCATCGAGCTTGAAGAAGCCATCGCAAATCTGCCGCCGGATCTTTCCTGA
- a CDS encoding protein-disulfide reductase DsbD family protein, with protein MALAVLAGGAPSALGAEVSLAESHSSATLLTAADSVAPGDAVRLGFRIAPRDHWHSYWLNPGDSGQTTILDWGLPEGVTVSAPDYPVPGKLPVGPLMNYGYDGEATILMTLAVPKEFAGSEVKIGLDAEWLVCEIECVPQMGRFDITLPVGASTVQGVDAATIRTAESKLPEPAWWDSRVALEGDTATILTVMMSEEEAAEVTDAYFYPASEGVVDYAAPQTFKAGAEGLTLTLQRSAGAPRPETGRGILTLSLVDGTSLAMMLDADLAAAPAPETASAPAVIADAMPLWQAALFALLGGLVLNLMPCVFPILSLKAFSLAKCAGKADAHHRIEGLAYTAGILTTFLGIAGVLLALRAGGAAIGWGFQLQEPIFVALMAMLMLVLGLSLAGLVNISTGLEGAGQGLAASGGAKGAYFTGVLATLVATPCTAPFMGPAVGFALTQSAAIGLITFLMLGLGMALPFLVLCFSPAAMKRLPKPGPWMNVFKEALAFPMFATALWLVYVFSQQTGIPATFGLLLAMLVLAFALWIWRTGSRGFVRGLALATGAVSLALVVWTSGARVEPKVAEGDSTVAYSAAALDGLLADGGPVFVYFTADWCITCKVNERVALDRDDTQALIAERGIKVVKGDWTNRNAEIAAVLAAHGRAGVPLYLFYPAGVRNPIVLPEILTPGGLQDVLAGRQTS; from the coding sequence TTGGCTTTGGCTGTGCTGGCGGGGGGCGCACCGTCGGCGCTTGGTGCTGAAGTTTCGCTCGCCGAAAGCCACAGCAGCGCAACCCTCCTGACCGCCGCCGATAGCGTGGCGCCCGGCGATGCAGTGCGGCTTGGTTTCCGGATCGCGCCGCGCGACCACTGGCATAGCTATTGGCTCAATCCCGGCGACAGCGGCCAGACGACCATCCTGGACTGGGGCCTGCCCGAAGGCGTCACGGTTTCCGCACCCGATTATCCGGTGCCCGGCAAGCTGCCGGTCGGGCCCCTGATGAATTATGGCTATGACGGCGAAGCCACCATCCTGATGACGCTCGCGGTGCCGAAGGAATTTGCCGGCAGCGAGGTGAAGATCGGCCTCGATGCTGAATGGCTGGTGTGCGAAATCGAGTGTGTGCCGCAAATGGGCCGCTTCGATATCACGTTGCCGGTTGGCGCATCGACGGTGCAGGGCGTCGATGCCGCAACAATCCGTACAGCCGAAAGCAAACTCCCTGAGCCCGCATGGTGGGATAGCCGCGTTGCCCTTGAAGGCGATACCGCCACAATCCTGACCGTGATGATGAGCGAGGAAGAAGCGGCCGAGGTCACCGACGCTTATTTCTATCCTGCCAGCGAAGGTGTGGTGGATTATGCCGCCCCGCAAACGTTCAAGGCAGGAGCCGAAGGCTTGACGCTAACCCTGCAGCGCAGCGCCGGCGCACCGCGCCCTGAAACGGGCAGGGGCATCCTCACGCTGTCGCTTGTCGACGGTACATCGCTCGCCATGATGCTGGATGCGGACCTCGCGGCTGCGCCAGCGCCCGAAACTGCTTCTGCGCCTGCTGTGATTGCTGACGCCATGCCGCTTTGGCAGGCCGCGCTTTTCGCGCTTCTGGGTGGCCTCGTCCTCAACCTTATGCCCTGCGTCTTCCCGATCCTGTCGCTCAAGGCCTTTTCGCTCGCCAAATGCGCGGGCAAGGCCGATGCGCATCACCGGATAGAAGGGCTGGCCTACACGGCTGGTATCCTGACCACTTTCCTCGGCATTGCAGGCGTCTTGCTGGCCCTGCGGGCTGGGGGCGCCGCAATCGGCTGGGGCTTCCAGTTGCAGGAGCCGATCTTCGTTGCCCTGATGGCCATGCTGATGCTGGTGCTGGGGCTGTCGCTTGCGGGGCTCGTCAATATCAGCACCGGCCTTGAAGGCGCGGGGCAGGGTCTTGCGGCTTCCGGCGGGGCCAAGGGCGCCTATTTCACCGGCGTGCTGGCCACCCTTGTTGCCACGCCCTGCACGGCACCCTTCATGGGGCCGGCTGTGGGCTTCGCGCTCACCCAGTCTGCCGCGATCGGACTCATCACCTTCCTGATGCTTGGTCTTGGCATGGCGCTGCCATTCCTTGTGCTGTGCTTCAGCCCTGCGGCCATGAAACGCCTGCCGAAGCCCGGCCCCTGGATGAATGTCTTCAAGGAAGCGCTGGCCTTCCCGATGTTCGCAACGGCACTTTGGCTTGTTTATGTATTCAGCCAGCAGACCGGTATTCCGGCAACTTTCGGGCTCTTGCTCGCCATGCTCGTTCTTGCCTTCGCGCTCTGGATCTGGCGGACAGGCAGCAGAGGCTTCGTGCGCGGCCTTGCGCTCGCTACCGGCGCCGTCAGCCTTGCGCTTGTTGTCTGGACATCCGGCGCACGGGTGGAGCCAAAAGTTGCAGAGGGCGATAGCACGGTTGCTTATAGCGCAGCGGCGCTTGACGGATTACTCGCCGATGGCGGGCCTGTTTTCGTCTATTTCACCGCCGACTGGTGCATCACCTGCAAGGTGAACGAACGTGTGGCGCTTGACCGCGACGACACGCAGGCACTGATCGCCGAGCGTGGCATCAAGGTGGTGAAGGGCGACTGGACCAACCGGAATGCTGAAATTGCTGCGGTGCTCGCGGCCCATGGCCGGGCCGGTGTGCCGCTTTATCTTTTCTACCCTGCAGGTGTGCGCAACCCGATTGTGCTGCCTGAAATTCTGACCCCCGGCGGCTTGCAGGATGTGCTCGCTGGCCGCCAAACCAGCTGA
- a CDS encoding DUF805 domain-containing protein, whose product MDFKTSLQTCFNKFLVIEGRARRSEAWWFYLFCFVASIVLSLVSSALHWLFSIATLVPTITVGIRRLQDTGKSGWWLLLSFVPVVGWIAVIILLALPGTPGPNEYGEDPTMAA is encoded by the coding sequence ATGGATTTCAAGACATCGCTGCAAACCTGCTTCAACAAATTTCTGGTGATCGAGGGCCGTGCCCGTCGCTCGGAAGCCTGGTGGTTCTATCTTTTCTGCTTTGTAGCCAGCATTGTGCTGTCGCTGGTTTCAAGCGCGCTGCACTGGCTGTTCAGCATCGCGACGCTGGTGCCCACAATCACTGTCGGTATCCGCCGGCTGCAGGATACCGGCAAAAGCGGCTGGTGGCTGCTTCTGTCTTTTGTGCCGGTCGTTGGCTGGATCGCCGTGATCATCCTGCTGGCATTGCCCGGCACTCCTGGCCCCAATGAATATGGGGAAGACCCGACCATGGCCGCCTGA
- a CDS encoding 5-carboxymethyl-2-hydroxymuconate Delta-isomerase: MPHLIAEYSREIEQSADIKAVVRLLHDSAMESGLFTASSIKTRAVPVDHALVGGKEGNFMHVTVHLYKGRTTEQKLALTELLLQRLASLKLPLNSLSIDAIDTDKDVYVKIEDA; the protein is encoded by the coding sequence GTGCCGCATCTCATTGCTGAATATTCACGGGAAATCGAGCAATCGGCCGATATCAAGGCGGTGGTGCGCCTGCTGCACGACAGCGCCATGGAAAGCGGGCTTTTCACTGCGTCATCGATCAAGACACGTGCGGTGCCGGTTGATCATGCCCTTGTCGGCGGCAAGGAAGGCAATTTCATGCATGTGACCGTGCACCTGTATAAGGGCCGGACGACCGAGCAGAAACTGGCCCTGACCGAGCTTTTGCTGCAGCGCCTTGCCAGCCTGAAGCTTCCCCTGAACAGCCTCAGCATCGATGCCATCGACACCGACAAGGATGTCTATGTGAAAATCGAAGATGCCTGA
- a CDS encoding NAD(P)/FAD-dependent oxidoreductase: MANQTVADQMVAEARSGKRVAVVGAGPAGLMAAEMLASAGHLVTIYDAKPSAGRKFLMAGKSGLNITHSEPYESFTTRFAEAGDWLKPALDAFTPSDLIAWCNGLGVETFVGSSGRVFPIVMKGAPLLRVWLAQLRDLGVDFQFRHAFTGWSGDGRLIFSTPHGDRQVSAAATVLAMGGASWPRLGSDGAWAKLLPDAVAPFRPANCGFTVDWDPGFIARFAGEPVKPVRLGVGDTSVRGEFVVSERGIEGSAIYAVSAALRDAIERNPATPLLLDLAPDRSEDALRQALGRRSSKKSLSSFLQGSLGLSPVKLGLLKMLTSKDTMQDAVQLARLIKALPLHVTGTRPIAEAISVAGGIRRDALDENYMLMVRPGVFAAGEMLDWEAPTGGYLLTASMATGRAAGSGAVRWLSQPPSR, translated from the coding sequence ATGGCTAATCAAACGGTTGCGGATCAAATGGTTGCAGAGGCGAGAAGTGGCAAGCGCGTTGCCGTGGTCGGGGCTGGCCCCGCCGGACTGATGGCTGCCGAAATGCTGGCAAGTGCCGGCCATCTCGTCACCATTTATGACGCCAAGCCGTCCGCCGGCCGCAAATTCCTGATGGCGGGCAAAAGCGGGCTCAACATCACCCACAGCGAACCCTATGAAAGCTTCACCACACGCTTCGCAGAAGCCGGCGACTGGCTGAAACCGGCCCTAGATGCCTTCACGCCGTCGGACCTGATCGCTTGGTGCAATGGGCTGGGCGTTGAAACTTTTGTCGGCTCCTCCGGCCGCGTCTTTCCTATCGTCATGAAGGGCGCCCCGCTCCTGCGCGTCTGGCTCGCACAGTTGCGTGACCTCGGTGTTGATTTCCAGTTCCGGCACGCATTCACCGGGTGGTCAGGCGACGGGCGGCTGATCTTCAGCACACCCCATGGCGACAGGCAGGTAAGTGCCGCCGCGACCGTCCTAGCCATGGGTGGCGCCAGCTGGCCACGGCTTGGGTCGGACGGCGCATGGGCCAAGCTATTGCCCGATGCCGTCGCGCCCTTCCGCCCAGCCAATTGCGGTTTTACCGTTGATTGGGATCCTGGCTTTATCGCGCGGTTTGCGGGTGAACCGGTCAAACCGGTGCGTCTCGGCGTGGGCGACACCAGTGTGCGCGGTGAATTTGTGGTGAGCGAGCGGGGGATAGAGGGCAGCGCCATCTATGCGGTCTCCGCCGCCTTGCGTGATGCGATCGAACGAAACCCGGCAACGCCTCTGCTGCTGGACCTTGCGCCCGACCGCAGCGAGGATGCCCTCAGGCAAGCCCTCGGTCGGCGATCTTCCAAGAAATCGCTTTCCTCGTTCCTTCAGGGCTCGCTCGGCCTGTCGCCGGTCAAGCTTGGCCTCCTGAAGATGCTTACTTCAAAGGACACCATGCAGGATGCAGTGCAGCTCGCGCGCCTCATCAAGGCCCTGCCCCTGCATGTTACCGGCACGCGCCCGATTGCCGAGGCAATCAGCGTAGCAGGCGGCATCCGGCGAGATGCGCTTGATGAAAACTATATGCTGATGGTGAGGCCCGGCGTGTTCGCAGCGGGCGAGATGCTCGATTGGGAGGCACCAACGGGCGGCTACCTGCTGACGGCCTCGATGGCCACCGGCAGGGCCGCCGGGTCTGGTGCGGTCAGGTGGCTCAGTCAGCCACCGTCACGGTGA
- a CDS encoding glycerate kinase type-2 family protein — protein sequence MPDQPVDWPAHVRALYKTVTSAAEPGRLTAANLPDDNAFAGIRIVALGKAAVRMARAAEEAYAGHRDVSGVVIAKSDEGWLPSRLRFMPGSHPVPDERSLAAGEAALQVAAGAGPDDLFLVLLSGGGSALAVAPAHGVTLADKQAAVKALLASGAPIDEINAKRRQMSRLKGGGLARAAHRAREIVTLALSDVVGDDPATIASGSTWLGHDDKSARYELIGSGRTGLDAATAYATAQGWDVIDWGDAVTGDVRVVVRDHAAKFRALQAEITKPALVISGGEVTSTLPEHAGAGGPNQDYALSLMVALEEAGGIFGVAFDTDGCDGIGGGAGGWFTPESLADARAKSLDPIASLKAYASLDFLAALGTQIPEAASGTNINDFRAVLLLPLTKD from the coding sequence ATGCCTGATCAGCCGGTCGATTGGCCCGCGCATGTACGGGCGCTTTATAAAACTGTGACCTCCGCGGCGGAACCCGGTCGCCTGACCGCAGCGAACCTGCCGGACGACAACGCCTTTGCTGGCATCCGGATCGTCGCGCTTGGCAAGGCAGCGGTGCGCATGGCGCGGGCGGCGGAAGAAGCCTATGCCGGGCACAGGGATGTTTCTGGCGTCGTTATCGCGAAATCAGACGAGGGCTGGTTGCCTTCGCGTCTTCGCTTCATGCCGGGGTCGCATCCGGTGCCGGACGAGCGCTCGCTGGCGGCGGGTGAGGCAGCACTTCAGGTTGCGGCAGGGGCTGGCCCCGATGACCTGTTCCTTGTGCTATTGTCGGGCGGCGGTTCGGCACTTGCGGTTGCCCCTGCCCACGGCGTGACGCTTGCCGACAAGCAGGCAGCGGTGAAGGCCCTTCTGGCCTCGGGCGCACCGATTGACGAAATCAACGCCAAGCGGCGGCAGATGTCCCGTCTCAAGGGCGGCGGGCTTGCCCGTGCGGCGCACAGGGCGCGGGAAATTGTCACGCTGGCCTTGTCGGATGTCGTCGGCGACGATCCGGCTACCATCGCCTCCGGCTCCACATGGCTTGGCCATGATGACAAGTCGGCCCGCTACGAGCTGATTGGCAGTGGCCGCACCGGGCTTGATGCCGCCACGGCCTATGCCACCGCGCAAGGCTGGGATGTGATCGATTGGGGTGATGCGGTCACAGGCGATGTACGTGTGGTGGTGAGGGACCATGCAGCAAAGTTTCGTGCTTTGCAGGCTGAAATCACCAAGCCGGCGCTCGTTATCTCGGGCGGGGAGGTGACGTCAACTTTGCCGGAGCATGCCGGTGCGGGTGGCCCCAATCAGGATTATGCACTGAGCCTGATGGTGGCATTGGAGGAGGCAGGCGGCATCTTTGGTGTCGCCTTCGATACAGACGGCTGCGACGGCATCGGCGGCGGCGCTGGTGGCTGGTTCACACCTGAAAGTCTGGCGGACGCCCGTGCGAAGAGCCTTGATCCAATTGCCAGCCTGAAGGCCTATGCGAGCCTCGATTTTCTGGCGGCCCTTGGAACCCAGATCCCGGAGGCGGCAAGCGGCACCAATATCAATGACTTCCGCGCGGTTCTGTTATTGCCTCTCACCAAGGACTGA
- the rpsI gene encoding 30S ribosomal protein S9 translates to MAEQKATLQDLKEITGDAAVVEGAVERKRVVDAQGRSYATGKRKDAVARVWIKPGSGKVTVNDRDQEVYFARPTLRLIVDQPFQVTNRAKQYDVIATVSGGGLSGQAGAVKHGISIALQLAEPELRGALKSAGFLTRDSRVVERKKYGKAKARRSFQFSKR, encoded by the coding sequence ATGGCCGAACAAAAAGCCACGCTTCAGGATCTGAAGGAAATCACCGGCGACGCAGCTGTTGTCGAAGGTGCTGTCGAGCGCAAGCGCGTTGTAGACGCCCAAGGCCGTTCCTACGCAACCGGCAAGCGTAAAGACGCTGTTGCCCGCGTATGGATCAAGCCGGGCAGCGGTAAAGTTACCGTCAACGACCGCGACCAGGAAGTCTACTTCGCCCGTCCGACCCTGCGTCTGATCGTTGATCAGCCGTTCCAGGTGACGAACCGCGCGAAACAGTATGACGTGATCGCAACCGTCTCCGGCGGCGGCCTCTCGGGCCAGGCCGGTGCAGTGAAGCACGGCATCTCGATCGCTCTGCAGCTTGCCGAGCCCGAGCTGCGCGGCGCGCTGAAGTCGGCTGGCTTCCTGACCCGCGACAGCCGCGTTGTTGAACGGAAAAAGTACGGCAAGGCAAAAGCCCGTCGTTCGTTCCAGTTCTCGAAGCGCTAA
- a CDS encoding DUF4399 domain-containing protein: MNVLGKIVLGSIVAGLAFGSVAASDRTPSKPDAKVYFISPADGDKVASTFVVRFGLSGMGVAPAGIEKEGTGHHHLIIDAPLPPFDENIPMDENHVHFGGGQTEVTVTLPAGKHTLQLLLADQNHIPHDPPVYSQQITVTVAD; the protein is encoded by the coding sequence ATGAATGTTCTTGGTAAAATCGTGCTCGGCTCCATCGTCGCGGGCTTGGCCTTTGGTTCCGTGGCGGCAAGCGACAGGACGCCCTCGAAGCCGGATGCGAAGGTCTATTTCATTTCGCCCGCTGACGGCGACAAGGTTGCCAGCACCTTTGTGGTGCGCTTCGGCCTTTCGGGCATGGGCGTGGCGCCTGCAGGCATTGAAAAGGAAGGTACGGGCCACCATCACCTGATCATCGATGCGCCTTTGCCGCCGTTCGACGAGAATATTCCGATGGATGAAAACCATGTCCATTTCGGTGGCGGGCAAACCGAGGTGACGGTGACGCTGCCGGCTGGCAAGCATACGCTGCAGCTGCTTCTGGCAGACCAGAACCATATCCCGCACGATCCGCCGGTCTATTCCCAGCAGATCACCGTGACGGTGGCTGACTGA
- the rplM gene encoding 50S ribosomal protein L13, with the protein MKTYSAKPSEIEKKWVVVDAEGVVLGRLAQAIAVVLRGKNKPTYTPHMDCGDNVIVINAEKVKLTGKKLSDKVYYYHTGHPGGIKGQTAGEILGGRFPERVVEKAVERMIPRGPLGRQQMRNLRVYAGAEHPHAGQEPTVLDVGAMNPKNKR; encoded by the coding sequence ATGAAAACCTATTCCGCAAAACCTTCGGAGATCGAAAAGAAGTGGGTTGTGGTTGATGCCGAAGGCGTCGTCCTCGGCCGCCTGGCACAAGCCATCGCCGTCGTTCTCCGTGGCAAGAACAAGCCGACCTACACCCCGCACATGGATTGCGGTGACAATGTCATCGTGATCAATGCCGAGAAGGTGAAGCTCACCGGCAAGAAGCTCTCCGACAAAGTTTACTATTATCACACCGGTCACCCCGGCGGGATCAAAGGCCAGACTGCTGGCGAGATCCTCGGCGGTCGTTTCCCGGAGCGCGTGGTTGAGAAAGCTGTCGAGCGCATGATCCCCCGTGGCCCGCTTGGCCGCCAGCAAATGCGCAATCTGCGCGTTTATGCCGGCGCTGAGCATCCGCATGCCGGGCAAGAGCCGACTGTGCTCGATGTCGGCGCGATGAATCCCAAGAACAAGAGGTAA
- a CDS encoding thioredoxin family protein, with the protein MIRFAPVLLSIAAFTLPALAAPEVGKLAPAFTGTDTTGATISLADLKGKPVILEWTNHECPYVKKHYEGENMQRLQAEFAEKGAVWLTVISSAPGTQGNVDAAAADKLTADRGASPAHVLLDEAGTIGRAYEARTTPHMFLIDEAGVLQYMGAIDDKPSANIKTLEGAHNYVEAAWDAVKAGKAADPASTKPYGCSVKYEG; encoded by the coding sequence ATGATCCGTTTTGCACCGGTTTTGTTGTCGATTGCCGCCTTCACGCTCCCCGCGCTTGCCGCGCCCGAGGTGGGCAAGCTCGCGCCTGCTTTCACCGGGACGGATACCACCGGGGCCACCATCAGCCTTGCCGACCTGAAGGGCAAGCCGGTGATTCTTGAGTGGACGAACCACGAATGCCCCTATGTGAAAAAGCATTATGAGGGCGAGAATATGCAGCGGCTGCAGGCCGAATTCGCCGAGAAGGGTGCCGTCTGGCTGACCGTGATTTCCTCGGCCCCCGGCACGCAGGGCAATGTGGATGCTGCTGCCGCCGACAAGCTGACCGCTGACCGTGGTGCGTCACCCGCTCATGTGCTGCTGGACGAGGCTGGCACCATTGGCCGCGCCTACGAGGCCCGCACCACACCGCATATGTTCCTGATCGATGAGGCAGGCGTGCTGCAATATATGGGCGCGATCGACGACAAGCCTTCGGCCAATATCAAGACGCTGGAAGGCGCCCACAATTATGTGGAAGCCGCATGGGATGCCGTGAAAGCCGGCAAGGCGGCTGATCCGGCCTCCACCAAGCCTTATGGCTGCTCGGTGAAATACGAGGGCTGA
- a CDS encoding S9 family peptidase encodes MRYLVITAALAGMLAGCDKPDAPKAPDAKPEAPAEVAAPFRTYTAEELFKSTAVVAAAPAGFAFSPDGSKVLMTSDESGAFSVYAVDIASGTQERLTTPEGNSHFADSYFPADGRILFHADKGGDELDHIWVREEDGSVKDLTATENTKASFGGWSADGSAFYVLTNERDPKAFDLYRYAASDYARTLVFQNDDALDVSAMSRDGRWLAFTRPRTSADSDILVADLTAEKPELKLISEHEGNISYGVYAFTPDSAKLIYATDEHGEWNEAWSYDLATGEKAPYIAADWDVSFVDFSATGAYRYSGINEDAVTRVTVENIATGEKIALSGLPAGDLASVRFSKDDSRIAFMVDSAKSPRDLYVADLATGEAKVLTHAMNPAVDPSHLVEPTVVRYASFDGTEIPSILYKPQQASAENKVPAIVFVHGGPGGQTRVGYSGMIQHLVNHGYAVLGANNRGSSGYGKSFFHMDDKRHGEGDLQDIVWGRKYLESLDWVDGDRVAIVGGSYGGFMVAAALAFEPDAFDAGINIFGVTNWVRTLKSIPPWWESFKEALYDEMGDPATDEERHRRISPLFHAANITKPLLVVQGANDPRVLQVESDELVAAVRANGVPVDYLLFPDEGHGFLRKENRVAASERYVTFLDQYLKGKEAAAE; translated from the coding sequence ATGCGTTATCTTGTGATCACCGCAGCACTCGCCGGCATGCTTGCCGGTTGCGACAAGCCGGACGCGCCCAAGGCGCCGGACGCCAAACCCGAAGCGCCGGCTGAAGTGGCTGCACCCTTCCGCACCTATACGGCGGAAGAACTCTTTAAAAGCACGGCAGTGGTGGCAGCAGCCCCGGCTGGCTTTGCCTTCTCGCCCGATGGCAGCAAAGTGCTGATGACCAGCGACGAAAGCGGCGCTTTCTCGGTTTATGCCGTCGATATTGCCTCGGGCACGCAGGAGCGGCTGACGACACCCGAGGGCAACTCACACTTTGCCGACAGCTATTTCCCGGCGGACGGACGCATCCTTTTCCATGCCGACAAGGGCGGCGACGAGCTTGACCATATCTGGGTCCGCGAGGAAGACGGCAGCGTCAAGGACCTGACAGCAACCGAAAACACCAAGGCGTCGTTCGGAGGCTGGTCCGCTGATGGCAGCGCCTTCTATGTGCTGACCAACGAGCGCGACCCCAAGGCATTTGACCTTTACCGCTATGCTGCGAGCGACTATGCCCGCACGCTTGTGTTCCAGAATGACGATGCGCTTGATGTCTCGGCGATGAGCCGCGACGGTCGCTGGCTGGCCTTCACCCGACCGCGGACCAGTGCCGATTCCGATATTCTGGTGGCGGACCTGACGGCTGAAAAGCCCGAGCTGAAACTGATCAGCGAGCATGAAGGCAATATCAGCTATGGCGTTTATGCCTTCACGCCCGATAGCGCGAAACTCATTTACGCCACCGACGAACACGGCGAGTGGAACGAGGCCTGGTCCTACGATCTCGCGACTGGCGAGAAGGCACCCTATATCGCCGCCGACTGGGATGTTTCCTTCGTCGATTTCTCCGCCACCGGCGCCTATCGCTACAGTGGCATCAACGAAGATGCAGTGACCCGCGTGACGGTCGAAAATATCGCGACCGGTGAAAAGATTGCCCTGAGCGGCTTGCCGGCAGGTGACCTTGCCAGTGTGCGCTTCTCGAAGGACGACAGCCGCATTGCCTTCATGGTGGATAGCGCCAAATCGCCGCGCGATCTCTATGTCGCCGATCTGGCAACCGGTGAGGCGAAGGTGCTGACCCACGCCATGAACCCGGCGGTGGACCCGTCCCATCTGGTGGAGCCGACGGTCGTTCGCTATGCAAGCTTCGACGGAACCGAAATTCCGTCGATCCTTTACAAGCCGCAACAGGCGAGCGCCGAAAACAAGGTGCCGGCCATCGTGTTCGTCCATGGCGGGCCGGGCGGCCAAACGCGGGTCGGCTACAGCGGCATGATCCAGCATCTGGTCAATCATGGCTATGCGGTACTTGGTGCCAACAATCGGGGATCGTCGGGCTACGGCAAGAGCTTCTTCCATATGGATGACAAGCGCCACGGTGAGGGCGACCTGCAGGATATCGTCTGGGGCCGCAAATATCTGGAAAGCCTCGACTGGGTTGATGGTGACCGCGTTGCCATTGTTGGCGGCTCCTACGGCGGCTTCATGGTGGCAGCGGCCCTCGCGTTTGAGCCCGATGCGTTCGATGCAGGCATCAACATCTTCGGTGTCACCAACTGGGTACGTACGTTGAAATCGATCCCGCCGTGGTGGGAGAGCTTCAAGGAAGCCCTTTATGACGAGATGGGTGATCCGGCGACTGACGAGGAACGCCACCGCCGCATCTCGCCCCTGTTCCATGCCGCCAATATCACCAAACCGCTTCTGGTGGTGCAGGGGGCCAATGACCCCCGCGTGCTGCAGGTGGAAAGCGACGAACTGGTGGCGGCTGTGCGCGCCAATGGTGTGCCGGTGGATTATCTGCTGTTCCCGGATGAAGGGCACGGCTTCCTGCGCAAGGAAAACCGCGTGGCGGCATCTGAACGCTATGTCACCTTCCTTGACCAGTATCTGAAGGGCAAGGAAGCCGCCGCCGAATAG